Proteins found in one Tamandua tetradactyla isolate mTamTet1 chromosome 3, mTamTet1.pri, whole genome shotgun sequence genomic segment:
- the LOC143675702 gene encoding uncharacterized protein LOC143675702 produces the protein MYCHDVTLHTHATHFFTTVTFMLLPGPSGTLPPGIPADCAFDSQATLKCPSLRRRTGLPGLGRDPARSPARPDTHTHVPGLRGDVESCRPEEGPPPRPPPPPPRGLSPRPRTGEAAGPRGRRGAREPSELLAAATAAPRPVGGRAKRREPRVGRRWRPEKGRELGLHSQRGRSPCRSPRRRRRRYRTSLPGAAATEGGSAATTHGPVTSGAARRRHGSAAGQERNSAGPRGRDHACAVLLGWPTAPPLAQDSRVQAALAALWGPPGTPISRENGSPRELPAQPGESRGRKQLRAPDSCLPASCAVFSLVHLLRGFSVRDPIPYLPVPDHSSTLESRERHTPGPETHWQMCQRLKDKDAGSRRVCDSGTPETTHVAIRLI, from the exons ATGTATTGCCACGATGTGACACTGCATACACACGCAACGCACTTTTTCACCACTGTGACATTTATGCTGCTCCCGGGGCCCAGTGGCACACTTCCTCCCGGAATCCCTGCAGACTGTGCGTTTGACAGCCAAGCCACCCTCAAATGCCCCAGCCTGCGCCGCAGGACAGGACTCCCAGGCCTAGGACGAGACCCCGCCCGCAGCCCCGCGCGCCCCGACACACACACGCACGTACCCGGCCTCCGCGGGGACGTCGAGAGCTGCAGGCCCGAGGAGGGGCCGCCACCGCGCCCGCCCCCTCCGCCCCCGCGCGGCCTGTCACCGCGCCCCCGGACGGGGGAGGCCGCGGGGCCCCGGGGCCGGAGGGGCGCTCGGGAA CCCTCAGAGCTGCTCGCGGCCGCAACCGCGGCCCCGAGGCCGGTGGGGGGTCGGGCAAAGAGGAGGGAGCCACGGGTCGGGCGCCGCTGGAGGCCGGAGAAGGGACGGGAGCTGGGCCTCCACAGCCAAAGAGGCCGAAGCCCCTGTCGCAGTCCtcgtcgccgccgccgccgttACCGTACCAGCCTCCCCGGCGCTGCTGCTACTGAGGGCGGCTCGGCGGCCACTACACACGGGCCCGTGACGTCGGGCGCGGCGCGGAGACGTCACGGCTCCGCAGCTGGCCAAGAGCGGAACAGCGCGGGGCCGAGGGGGCGTGACCACGCCTGCGCGGTGCTCCTGGGTTGGCCTACGGCCCCGCCCCTGGCTCAGGACTCCCGCGTCCAGGCCGCGCTTGCAGCGCTCTGGGGTCCTCCTGGTACCCCGATATCTCGAGAAAACGGGAGCCCACGTGAGCTACCAGCACAGCCCGGAGAGAGCCGAGGAAGGAAGCAGCTACGGGCCCCGGATTCGTG CCTTCCAGCTTCTTGTGCTGTTTTTTCCCTCGTCCACCTTCTACGTGGTTTCTCGGTACGTGATCCCATCCCCTACCTACCTGTTCCAGACCACAGTTCAACCCTAGAGAGCCGGGAGCGACACACACCCGGCCCAGAG ACCCACTGGCAGATGTGTCAAAGGCTCAAGGACAAGGATGCTGGTAGCAGGCGTGTTTGTGATAGTGGAACGCCGGAAACCACCCACGTGGCTATCAGACTGATCTAA